In Gossypium arboreum isolate Shixiya-1 chromosome 5, ASM2569848v2, whole genome shotgun sequence, a single genomic region encodes these proteins:
- the LOC108454580 gene encoding eukaryotic initiation factor 4A-9, whose amino-acid sequence MAAAAPEGSQFDARQYDAKMDELEAVGQDFFTSYDEVYDTFDVMGLQENLLRGIYAYGFEKPSAIQQRGIVPFCKGLDVIQQAQSGTGKTATFCSGILQQLDYSLVQCQALVLAPTRELAQQIEKVMRALGDYLGVKVHACVGGTSVREDQRILSSGVHVVVGTPGRVFDMLRRQSLRPDHIKMFVLDEADEMLSRGFKDQIYDIFQLLPPKIQVGVFSATMPPEALEITRKFMNKPVRILVKRDELTLEGIKQFYVNVEKEEWKLETLCDLYETLAITQSVIFVNTRRKVDWLTDKMRSRDHTVSATHGDMDQNARDIIMREFRSGSSRVLITTDLLARGIDVQQVSLVINYDLPTQPENYLHRIGRSGRFGRKGVAINFVTTDDERMLYDIQRFYNVVIEELPSNVADLI is encoded by the exons ATGGCTGCTGCAGCTCCAGAGGGTTCTCAATTTGATGCTCGCCAGTATGATGCTAAAATGGACGA ACTTGAAGCTGTGGGGCAAGATTTCTTTACCTCATATGATGAGGTTTATGACACTTTTGATGTTATGGGATTGCAAGAAAATCTTCTTAGGGGCATTTATGCTTATG GTTTTGAGAAGCCATCTGCAATTCAGCAAAGAGGAATTGTACCCTTTTGCAAGGGACTTGATGTAATTCAACAAGCACAATCCGGAACAGGAAAAACTGCAACTTTTTGCTCTGGAATTCTACAGCAGCTTGACTACAGCTTAGTTCAGTGCCAAGCATTGGTCCTTGCACCGACCCGTGAACTAGCACAACAAATTGAGAAGGTCATGCGGGCATTAGGTGATTACCTTGGTGTCAAGGTTCATGCTTGTGTAGGTGGGACCAGTGTTCGTGAAGATCAACGAATTCTCTCCAGTGGGGTTCATGTGGTTGTTGGTACACCTGGCCGTGTTTTTGACATGTTGAGGCGACAATCTCTCCGCCCTGATCATATAAAAATGTTTGTTTTGGATGAAGCTGATGAAATGCTCTCAAGAGGCTTCAAGGATCAG ATCTATGATATTTTCCAGTTATTGCCACCTAAAATTCAAGTAGGAGTGTTTTCTGCTACAATGCCTCCTGAAGCCCTAGAAATCACAAGGAAGTTCATGAACAAACCTGTGAGGATTCTGGTGAAGCGTGATGAGCTTACCCTTGAGGGTATCAAGCAATTTTATGTCAATGTTGAGAAGGAGGAATGGAAGCTTGAGACACTGTGTGATCTCTATGAGACCTTAGCAATCACCCAAAGTGTCATTTTTGTGAACACTAGGCGTAAGGTTGATTGGCTTACAGATAAGATGCGTAGCCGTGACCATACAGTGTCTGCTACCCATGGAGATATGGACCAAAATGCGAGGGACATTATCATGCGGGAATTCCGATCTGGATCCTCTCGCGTGCTTATCACCACTGATCTCTTAGCTCGTGGTATTGATGTTCAGCAAGTCTCTCTTGTGATCAATTATGATCTCCCAACACAACCAGAGAACTACCTTCATCGAATTGGTCGTAGTGGAAGATTTGGGAGAAAAGGTGTTGCCATCAACTTTGTAACCACAGATGATGAGAGGATGCTATATGACATCCAGAGGTTTTATAATGTTGTAATTGAGGAGCTGCCATCAAATGTTGCTGATCTAATTTGA